The Methylomonas koyamae genome has a segment encoding these proteins:
- the pyrE gene encoding orotate phosphoribosyltransferase, with protein MLDYQKQFIQYALDCGVLKFGEFQLKSGRISPYFFNTGLFNTGAQLDRLGQFYAQTLINAGVDVDVLYGPAYKGIPLVSTTSIAYSRLKADIPFAFNRKEAKDHGEGGTLVGAPLQGKVWILDDVITAGTSVRESVDIIGGAGATVAGVVIALDRQEKGQNELSAVQEVSAQFGIPVLAIIGLADIIEFIAQDPAYADKLPVIRAYRQQYGI; from the coding sequence ATGCTCGATTACCAGAAACAGTTCATTCAGTACGCCTTGGATTGCGGGGTGCTGAAGTTCGGCGAATTTCAATTAAAGTCGGGGCGGATCAGCCCTTACTTTTTCAATACCGGTTTGTTCAATACCGGCGCCCAACTCGACCGGTTGGGCCAGTTCTATGCGCAGACCTTGATTAATGCCGGCGTAGACGTGGATGTGCTGTACGGCCCGGCCTATAAGGGCATCCCGTTGGTCAGCACGACTTCGATCGCTTATTCCCGGTTGAAAGCCGACATCCCGTTCGCCTTTAACCGCAAGGAAGCTAAAGACCATGGCGAGGGCGGCACGCTGGTCGGTGCGCCGCTGCAAGGCAAGGTCTGGATTCTGGACGACGTGATCACCGCCGGCACGTCGGTGCGGGAATCGGTGGACATCATCGGCGGCGCCGGCGCGACCGTGGCCGGCGTGGTGATCGCGCTGGACCGCCAGGAAAAAGGCCAAAACGAGTTGTCGGCGGTGCAAGAAGTGTCGGCCCAATTCGGCATTCCGGTACTGGCGATTATCGGCCTGGCCGACATCATCGAGTTTATCGCTCAAGATCCGGCTTATGCCGACAAATTGCCGGTGATTCGCGCTTACCGCCAACAATACGGAATTTGA